GCAGAATATATCTCTCCGCTCCTCGCAGACCGTACCGAATTCATTAGAACCTGCCAGTCGATGGTGCTCGCCATACTACTTCCATCAATTTGCGACCCGAGCTCGCGGAGCAGACGAACTGGACGACTGTCTAACATCATGTCTGTTCGTCAAGCTTCGACAGTTTAACATTGATCTGGATAGAGCTATCACTCGCTATGTGCAGTGCGTACATCCATGGCTGCCGATGATTCACCCGATATTCCTGCGCCAAAGAGTTGCCTCCTTACGAGATGCACCCTGTGCCGAATCTGCATCTCTCGCCCTCCATGTGCTCCTTATAACCCCGCCGGAGCCCACATCCATAATCCCTGATAATCGATTACCCTCCCTATATAACGAGTGCAAGTCTATATTCTCGCTTATGCAGGTATCTCGGCCCGACCGGCTTGCTACTATCCAATCAGGACTGCTTCTATCTATTTATGAGCGCGGCATTGGCCATTTTCCCGGCTCATATACAACGCTCGCTTCCTGTGCAAGTCTAGGAGTTGTGAATGGTCTGCGCCAGTCTCATACATATACTTCCATCTTCGACGAGGAGAAACGGCGTGTATGGTGGGCCATATATCTCCTCGACAGACTCTTCTATCACTCGGACGAAACCATTGACCGGACTTTTCTTATTCAGAATGCTCAGCTAGGCGATGAGCTTCCTGCTGATGACGATCTGTGGAGTCGAACCTCTGACCTTGGTCCGTGGACCCCAGATATCCCGAGACTCTCCTCCGATGCTTTGGGCAGAAAAGTTGGATGTTTTGCGCTTCAAGTCCAGGCCGTGTATTTTCTGGACATGGTCTTGCAGTCAACGAAATCCCAACTAGCGACTCCCGCGGGATTATCTGAGCTTGATACTCACAAGCTTGATGTATTAATCCGGCGGGTCACCATGGACACAATAAATGCCTTTGACAAAGACTGGGAGACTTTATACAGAGCAGTAGTTATATTTCTTTTGTAAGTCACTCCCGGACATGGTTTACAGCCGAATGGCTAACAGAAGCAGAGCCCTCATGGAACTGCACAAGGGTATGCTGATGACTCCTTCAAATAACGCCAGCAGTCCAGCATCCCGATCCGAGAGCGcttccacagcaacagcaactaTAGAAATGACACTGAATATCCTGCACGACATTGTTCGGATGGATGACGTCCTGAAAGTCCAGAGGATGCCGCTGGCGGCCGTTGTGCTGCTTCAAAAGGCTGGGTCCATGGCTTGCTGGCTGCAGATAAATCATGGACGCAGAGTCGAAGCTCTCCAGCCGGTCATTGAATCCCTGGAACGAGCAAGCCGGCGATGGGTGGTTGCAGGTTAGCCAGCCCCTAGTATTCAGTTTCTGATATTGACACCCGTAGGTGAAATTGCGTCCCAGCTCCGTATTACGAGCTGATGTTTTTTGGACACATACAAACCGGTACAGACAAGCTGTGGATCGCCGATCCCCACAAGACGAGAAGCAAGAGGATTAGTGAATCATAGAGAGCCATAGATCAGCAAGCCTTTTCTCGGTGGATACAATCTTTTGATAGATCTATATAACCATATATACCTGACTAGGTCGACCTGATGACGACCTCTGCGGTTCCAAGGCCTTCGCTTTCGGCCGTTACAGTGATTTTTCCACGGCGTCCAGCTTCGCCGCGGACAATAGCAAGAGCGAGGCCATTAAAGGCATTCCGCTCCTTGGACGTAAATATTGTCAGATCAGCAGGAAAGCCGTTGTCCGTGGCTACAATCTCACCGGGGCCGGAGATGGAAAACTTGATCAGATCATGCGATTCGGGAACCACATTTCCCTTCCTATCCACGATCTCCAAGGTGATAAACGAAAGGTCATCACCATCCGCGCCGATACGGTCACGATCAGCCTTTAGTTGAAGCCCCGATTTCTCGCCTGTTGTTACTACAGTATCGGTGGCCCATGTATTCCCATCCCGATAGGTTTTAACGTGTAACTCCCCCGGCTCGTAGACTACTTCATCCCATCGAAAGCGATATGTAAAGGGctccttctttttcctgcCAAGAGATTTCCCATTCAAGAAAAGCTCCGCTTCATCCGCTGAAGTAAAGACATGCACTGGAGTGACTTGTCCCTCCCTGTCGGGCCAGTTCCAATGGGGCAGGATATGCGCCATCTTGACGTCAGGATTCCAGCGTGACTGGTATAGCCAGGCGCGGTCCTTCTTGAAGCCGCAAAGGTCAAAGATACCCCAGTGGCCACCGTGGGTACTCGTGTTGAAAAGATAAGGCTCACCGAGATAGTCCCAGCCAGTCCAAACAAAGCCTCCCGCGACGAACTGATGCTTGTCTTGCGTCAAGAACACTCTGTCCGGGGACGAGCCTGCGTCAGACGTGTATAACTCGTAGGAACTCACGGCGGGGATTGTTGGGTCTGTGCCAGCAGAGTTGTTCGCGGGGGCGCTGTTGAACGAGGTGACCGGAAACACATATGAGCCACGAAGGCTGAGGGACGACGCGACTTCGCTGCCCAGGATAAGTTTGTCTGGGAAGGCTTCGTGATACACGTTGTACTGCGGCGGCTTCTTGTACATCCCGGTATAGTTTTCGTACTCTGGGCCGTACATGATCCCCTCCCCCTGGTAGTTGAGGCTGATGATGTCCTGGACTCGGGCCAAAGGCATATCCGGACTGGCATAGTGCATCGATGCGGTGCTCGGCCGAGTGGGatcctcctgcgcaacaATATGGCGCAGGTAAGTCGCTATCTCACCCGCATCTTCTACGGCATATACCTGCTCCCTCACTTCATTGCCGTAACTCCATGCCATAATGGAAGGATGGTTTCGATCCCGTCGGAGGAATGTTCGCAGGTCCGCCTCACTCCAATCGTCCCAGATCAGGTGGAAATCCAACTCAGTTTTCTCCCTGGCCCAGAAATCGAAGATCTCGTCGATGACCAAGAAGCCCATCCGGTCGGTGAGATCCAAGAGCTCGGGCGCTGGCGGGTTATGCGCTATCCGAATGGCGTTGACACCgatttcctgcagcttctccagctggcgTTCGGCAGCTCTCTCGTTGTAGGCGGCGCCCAGAGGGCCTAAATCGTGGTGCTGGTTGACGCCCTGCAGGCGGACAGGCTTCTCATTCACAAAGAGTCCCTCATTCGGGTCATTCCAGAGTGAACGGACGCCAAACCGAGTTTCGTATGTGTCGAGCAGCTGCCGGCCGGCGTAGAGGCTTGTAGTTGCGACGTACAGATGTGGTGTCTGAGACGGTGGCGGCCCCCACAAACGAGGTCTCCTGATTATTGCAGTGCCTGATACTGATTTTTTACTGCTTGCAGATacttcgatttcttcttgcGGAAACTCCGCAACGCGGCGGCCGCGCCCACGAGTCCTGGAGTTGAGCTCGTGAATTTCGGTTTTGACGGTGACTGTGCGGCTCATGTCTCCGTCGTTTTGCACCTGAAGGACCAGATCAACTTTTGCCGTATCCGCCGATACATCTTTCGTCGTGATGGTAGTACCATACTGGGCCACATGCGTCTGGCTGACCTTGGTAAGCCAGACATTCCTGTAGAGTCCGGCACCGGGATACCAGCGAGACGAACGTCCGTAGGGATTCTCCACCCGGATAGATAGCTGATTGTTGTTTCCCTTGTTCAGATACTGGGTGATGTCTAAACGAAACGAATTGTATCCAAATGGCCAGCCGCCAACCAGGTGTCCATTAACCCAAACCATGGGGTACGACATGCCGCCATCGATATCCAAATATACAGTCCCCTCGAGGTCTTCTGGAGCTATAGATAGTGTGCGACGGTACCATCCTACTCCGTATACCGGCAACAGACCCATAGTAGTCGGAATGATTGGGTCCTCACCGGTCAGAAACGGCATTTCGACGGCCCAATCGTGGGGTACTTTAACACCAGCCCAATCATTGTCGTCAAAGTCGTGTTTCACAAAGGGAATGTCGACGTTGGGCTCTTCGCTCGGGCGCTTGTGGTGCTCCTCAGGGTCTTGAATGAACTCATTGGCGGTAGGGAGGATCCATGGCTTCAAGACCTGCAGGTTTGTGCCATTGGCGTCGGGCCGAAGGTCGTAGATGACGCCGTCCTCGATACGCTCTGTGCGCCTGAATTTCCAGTCGGAATTAAGTCGTATACGGGTGCGTGCAGCATATTTGTCCGCAGGGTGTGCTTCTGCGCCATGGCCGTGAAGAAAGAGCGTGATGCTCGAGGACAAGAGCAGAAAGGCGTTGCGCGCCCCCTGGAATCGCATTGCTGAATGTGCCGCAGCTAGCAGGAGATGCTAGTCGATGAATTGATAGCGGCGGTCTCTGCAGTTGGCTGGCCGTGAAGCTGCGGCTATATACTTCCATTGCTAATCAGCCAGGACCCCCTCCCACTGCGGGGGTTCGGCTTAATCCCCGCAGGCAACCTTTCGGTCACTGGTTCTCTGAGACAGGTGCACGGAGCCCTGGAGGAAGTCAAGAGGAGGTCGGGGTAATCAATGCCGGAAGCGAAGTTGGAGTTGCGCCTGGATGGTGACACTTGACCCTTTTGCCGTTCTTGGACAGGGATGTAGGGGGTATGTGCGCAAAGGTGCTCCCTGAAAGCTCATTTACACATGGCTTGTACCGGGATATTTGCTAGCGAGATTACTAGCACGATTGAAGCAAAGCACGCGGGATACGAGTCAGAGGGCCTGGCAGCTACAGGGTATATACTCTCCTCGACCTAACCTTTTACATGCCACCGCCGGATTGCATTATACCGAAACATCTCTCTCGTATGAGATTCGCCTCGCAAATCAGGGTTCATTGCCCCTTCTCGAATATTCGGGGAAACTCGACGCGGAGAATTAGTGTCCTGGAGCGTGAGGTGATGCGCGCTCTTGCTGGGGGTAATTGTACAAGAAATGTAAACGAGCCCCGTTGAAAGACCTATACAGATACCGGAAAGCGTCAGATAGATTTGCTGGTGTCTACTATTTCAGATATGATTCGCTCGCTCGTCTCAATCGcagccctgctgctgggctcGGGTTCCGCTCTGACTATCACCAAACCTCCTGCCCGCGGCCCTTTTCTCGACCAGGTTGATAACAACACATGGATTATCGGCAATGA
Above is a window of Aspergillus puulaauensis MK2 DNA, chromosome 2, nearly complete sequence DNA encoding:
- a CDS encoding Zn(II)2Cys6 transcription factor (COG:S;~EggNog:ENOG410PU99;~InterPro:IPR036864,IPR007219,IPR001138;~PFAM:PF00172,PF04082;~go_function: GO:0000981 - DNA-binding transcription factor activity, RNA polymerase II-specific [Evidence IEA];~go_function: GO:0003677 - DNA binding [Evidence IEA];~go_function: GO:0008270 - zinc ion binding [Evidence IEA];~go_process: GO:0006351 - transcription, DNA-templated [Evidence IEA];~go_process: GO:0006355 - regulation of transcription, DNA-templated [Evidence IEA]), with the protein product MQSTRSLNACIACSSHKRKCDRLIPVCRRCALRNLPCQYGGPGAMQNISLRSSQTVPNSLEPASRWCSPYYFHQFATRARGADELDDCLTSCLFVKLRQFNIDLDRAITRYVQCVHPWLPMIHPIFLRQRVASLRDAPCAESASLALHVLLITPPEPTSIIPDNRLPSLYNECKSIFSLMQVSRPDRLATIQSGLLLSIYERGIGHFPGSYTTLASCASLGVVNGLRQSHTYTSIFDEEKRRVWWAIYLLDRLFYHSDETIDRTFLIQNAQLGDELPADDDLWSRTSDLGPWTPDIPRLSSDALGRKVGCFALQVQAVYFLDMVLQSTKSQLATPAGLSELDTHKLDVLIRRVTMDTINAFDKDWETLYRAVVIFLLALMELHKGMLMTPSNNASSPASRSESASTATATIEMTLNILHDIVRMDDVLKVQRMPLAAVVLLQKAGSMACWLQINHGRRVEALQPVIESLERASRRWVVAGEIASQLRITS
- a CDS encoding uncharacterized protein (CAZy:GH2;~COG:G;~EggNog:ENOG410PHIA;~InterPro:IPR006103,IPR006102,IPR006101,IPR006104, IPR036156,IPR008979,IPR017853,IPR040605,IPR013783, IPR032311;~PFAM:PF16355,PF02836,PF18565,PF00703,PF02837;~SECRETED:SignalP(1-28);~go_function: GO:0004553 - hydrolase activity, hydrolyzing O-glycosyl compounds [Evidence IEA];~go_process: GO:0005975 - carbohydrate metabolic process [Evidence IEA]) produces the protein MRFQGARNAFLLLSSSITLFLHGHGAEAHPADKYAARTRIRLNSDWKFRRTERIEDGVIYDLRPDANGTNLQVLKPWILPTANEFIQDPEEHHKRPSEEPNVDIPFVKHDFDDNDWAGVKVPHDWAVEMPFLTGEDPIIPTTMGLLPVYGVGWYRRTLSIAPEDLEGTVYLDIDGGMSYPMVWVNGHLVGGWPFGYNSFRLDITQYLNKGNNNQLSIRVENPYGRSSRWYPGAGLYRNVWLTKVSQTHVAQYGTTITTKDVSADTAKVDLVLQVQNDGDMSRTVTVKTEIHELNSRTRGRGRRVAEFPQEEIEVSASSKKSVSGTAIIRRPRLWGPPPSQTPHLYVATTSLYAGRQLLDTYETRFGVRSLWNDPNEGLFVNEKPVRLQGVNQHHDLGPLGAAYNERAAERQLEKLQEIGVNAIRIAHNPPAPELLDLTDRMGFLVIDEIFDFWAREKTELDFHLIWDDWSEADLRTFLRRDRNHPSIMAWSYGNEVREQVYAVEDAGEIATYLRHIVAQEDPTRPSTASMHYASPDMPLARVQDIISLNYQGEGIMYGPEYENYTGMYKKPPQYNVYHEAFPDKLILGSEVASSLSLRGSYVFPVTSFNSAPANNSAGTDPTIPAVSSYELYTSDAGSSPDRVFLTQDKHQFVAGGFVWTGWDYLGEPYLFNTSTHGGHWGIFDLCGFKKDRAWLYQSRWNPDVKMAHILPHWNWPDREGQVTPVHVFTSADEAELFLNGKSLGRKKKEPFTYRFRWDEVVYEPGELHVKTYRDGNTWATDTVVTTGEKSGLQLKADRDRIGADGDDLSFITLEIVDRKGNVVPESHDLIKFSISGPGEIVATDNGFPADLTIFTSKERNAFNGLALAIVRGEAGRRGKITVTAESEGLGTAEVVIRST